atatatacaccacatctcctttacccattcatcagtcaatggacatttgggatccccccataatttggctattgttgataatgctgctataaacatcagggtgcatgtaccccttcaaatctgtatttttgtatcctttgggtaaatacctagtagtgcagttgttaggttgtagggtaattctattattagttttctgaggaacctccatactgttctccagaatgcaccagtttgcattcccaccaacagtataggggggttcccctttctctgcatccttgccaacacctgtcgCTTCTTGTGATATcccatcgtggttttgatttgtatttcttcatgtgTGTATTAGCCATCCGATGTCTTCCttagaaaagtgtctattcatgccttctgcccatttcttaactgggttatttggttttggggtgttgagtttgataagttcttgatggattttggatactaaccctttatcagacaggttgtttgcaaatattttctcccaatccgTAGACTACCTTTTAGTCTTGTTGACTATTTCCATCAccgtgcaaaagtttttatcttgatggaagtcccaatagttcatttttgcttttgtttccattgcctccAGTGATGTCTAGTAAGAGgttgctacagccaaggtcaaagaggttgttgcctgaattttcctctaggattttgatggtttccagtctcacatttaggtctttcatccactttgaatttacttttgtgtatagtgtaagtggtccggtttcattcttctgtgtgttgctgtccagttttcccaaccccatttgttgaagagactgtctttttttccattggatgttctttcctgctttgttgaagattagttgaccatatagttttaGGACCATTTcggggttctctattctgttccattggtctatgtagctgtttttgtgctggtactatactatcttgatgactacagctttgtaatagaggttgAAATCCAGGATCttgatacctccagttttatttttctttttcagaattgttttggctactctgtgtcttttgtggttccatacaaattttaggattgtttggtctagctctgtgaaaaatgccggtggtattttgatagggatttcattaaatgtgtagattgctttgggtagtgtagacatttcaacaatgttcttccaatccatgagcatgggatgcctttccatttctttgtgtcctcttcagtttctttcataactgTTGTAgagttttccgagtacagatcttttacctctttagttaggttgattcttaggtatcttattgtttttggtgcgaTGGCAAataggatcaattccttgatttctttttctgctgcttcattattgatatatagaaatgcaacagatttctgcacattgattttatatgctatgactttgctgaattcatgtattagttctagcaatttttcgGTGGAGTCCttcgggttttctacatagagtatcgtgttgtctgcaaatagtgaaagtttgacttcttccttgccgattcggatgtcctctatttctttttgttgtctgattgctgaagctaagacttccagtactatgttaaatagtaatggtgagaatggatatcctgccttgttcctgactataggggaaaggctctcagtttttccccattgagaatattaactgtgggtctttcatatatggcctttatgctgttgaggtatgttccatctatgcCTACTTTGTTGagctgttgagggtttttatcaagaacgGATGCTGTAggctcttcctctttccccctaagcggcctgaggtgacctctgaaaatggttcgctattcgcttgacccagaaaaccctacgAAACCATGtaaatcaagaggttcaaatcttcgtgttcactttaagaacacacgtgaaactgcccaggccatcaagggTATGCATATCCGAAAAGCCACCAAGTATCTGAAAGACGTCACTTTACAGAAGCAGTGTGTGCCATTCCGTCACTACAGTGGTGGAGTTGGTAGGTGTGCCCAGgccaaacagtggggctggacacagggtcggtggcccaagaagagtgctgaatttttactgcacatgcttaaaaatgcagagagtaatgctgaacttaagggtttagatgttgattctctggtcattgagcACATCCAGGTGAACAAAGCCCCCAAGATGCGGCGTAGAACGTACAGGGCTCATGGTCGGATTAACCCGTacatgagctctccctgccacattgagatgatccttactgaaaaagagcagattgttcctaaaccagaagaggaggttgcacagaagaaaaagatatcccagaagaaactgaagaaacaaaaacttatggcccgggagtaaattctgcagaataaatgcaaataaaaataaaaagagaaaaaaaaaaaaagaacggatgctgtattttgtcaaatggtttttctggaCCTATTAACaggatcatacggttcttatcctttcttttattaatgtggtgtatcatgttgattgatttgttaatattgaatcaaccctgcagcccaggaataaatcccacttgatcatggtgaataattcttttaatgtcctgttgaatttgatttgctagtattttattgagaattttgcatccatgttcatcagggatattggcctgtaattctactttttagtggggtctttgtctggttttggaatcaaggtaatgctggctttgtagaatgagtttggaagttttccttccatttctattttttggaacggtttgtgaataggtattaactcttctttaaatggctggtagaattcccctgggaagctatctggctcaggacttttgtttgttgggacatttttgattactgattcaatttctttgctggtataggtctgttcaaattttctatttcttcctatttcagttttggtagtttgtaagtttctaggaatttgtccatttcttccagattgcccaatttgttggtgtataatttttcatagtagtctcttataattgttcgcattggttgtgatctttcctctttcattcatgattttgtctatttgggtcctttctcttttctttttgatgagtctggtttATCTGgtttatcaactttattaattctttcaaagaaccagctcctagtttcattgatcagttccactggttttgttgttgtttctatagcctttatttctgctctaatctttattatttcccttcttctggttttaggctttatttgctcttccttttctagctcctttaggtgtaaggttaggttgtatatttgagacttttcttacttcttgaggaaggcctgtattgtaatatacttccctcttaggactgcctttgctgcatcccaaagattttggactgtcgtgttttcattttcatttgcttccatgtattttttttattccttaatttcttaattaacccattcattctttagcaggatattctttaacctccatgtatttgaagtctttccaatttttttcttgtggttgacttcacgTTTCATAGctttgtggcctgaaaatatgcatggtatgatcttaatctttttgtacttgttgtgGGCTGATTGTGACCCAGCATGTGACctattatggagaatgttccatgtgcactctgaaaaaaaaaaaaaaagaatgtgtattctgctgttttaggataaaatgttctgaatatatctgttaagtccatctggtccagtgtgtcattccttgttgatttccttgttgtttttctgcttagatcatctgtcctttgctgtaagtggggtttaaagtctcctactattattgtattattatcaatgactttctttatgtttattagtcattgatttatatatttgtgtgctccCAAGTTTGgggcatatttacaattgttaaatcttcttgatggatagaccccttaattatgatataatgcccttcctTATCTTTTGTTAcaacctttgttttaaaatctagtttgtggggcacctgggtggctcagttggttaaacatctgactcttggtttcagctcaggtcatgatctaagggtcatgagatcgacccccacgttgggctctgtgctcagtgtggagtctgtttaagattc
The sequence above is drawn from the Zalophus californianus isolate mZalCal1 chromosome 9, mZalCal1.pri.v2, whole genome shotgun sequence genome and encodes:
- the LOC118355978 gene encoding 60S ribosomal protein L17-like; the encoded protein is MVRYSLDPENPTKPCKSRGSNLRVHFKNTRETAQAIKGMHIRKATKYLKDVTLQKQCVPFRHYSGGVGRCAQAKQWGWTQGRWPKKSAEFLLHMLKNAESNAELKGLDVDSLVIEHIQVNKAPKMRRRTYRAHGRINPYMSSPCHIEMILTEKEQIVPKPEEEVAQKKKISQKKLKKQKLMARE